A window of Roseiflexus castenholzii DSM 13941 genomic DNA:
CGGCATAGAAGTGTTGCAGCATGTACCGGCGTTTGCCGCCGCGCCGATACAGGTCCGCCATGCTGTCGAGGTACTCTGCGCTGCTGCGGCGTGCAGTCTCTTCCTTGAGCGGTACAGCGCGACCGAAGCGTCGCCCGCCCAGCAACAGGAACAGCGCCGTTGCTGTTGCGACATAGACCCCCGCCCACCCCCACGGCGTGGTGAGCAATCCATCGGTTGGCGATGGAGGCGCTATCAGCCCGTGATGATACTCATCGAACAGAATACGCCCACCCGGCGGCAGGCGTCGCAGCATATTCAACACCAGCGCCGCATTTTGCGGATCGCGCAACCCGCTGTTTGTGAACAGTTGCACACTTGCACTGACGTACACATAGCCGCTGCCGATCCGGATGCCCGCAATCAGAACCTGACCGGAAGCGCCAAACAGAGGCGCATAGTCGTTTCGTTGGAATTCGAGTGTGCGCCGGGTGCGAACCGAGATTTCGCGCACCGGCGGTTGATCGAATACCGGCTGCAACGCTGGCGCGCGCTCGACGATCGATGTGTCGGTGAGAACGGTGGTCCGCACCTGCAACGCATCGAGCAATGCATCCGACGCGCTGAAGCCCGTCGGCGCATCGTCGGCGAAGATCAGCGTCCCGCCACGCTCGACCCACGCCAGAATGTCGCGCGCATGGGCGCGACTGATTGGCTCGCTTGGGCTAAGGATCACCAGCACTGCATCGTCATCGGTGACCTCGAAGCGACGATACTCGAGTCGGCGCGCATCATACCCTAGCGCGCGCGTCCATTCGTACAGCGCAAGCGCCCCGGTCGGCGCAGTTGAGTACGTGCTGGGAAGGTTGGGGTCCTGTGGCAGTGTTCGCCCTGGACCGGCAACGACAAAGACGATCAGAACGCCAAACAGACCGGCAATGATCAGCAGATCGCGCACCTGCGTCATGCCTGTTGCGCTCCCGTCTCGCGGCGCAACGCCTCGATCTGTTGGCGATACGCCGCGAACGCCGATGCATCGACAGGCGCATGACCGTACCAGACCTGATCGAACGTTTCGATCACCGGCGTCAGGCGCGCCAGCAATGCGGGATTGCGTTGCGCCCGTTCCAGATACTCGCGGTTGGTCAATGCGCGGTCGTAGCGCACCATGTCCTGTTCATCGAGCCAGAGGAGCGCTGAAAGATAGAGACTGCGCACCGCTGCACGGTAATCGCCGTCGCGCGCCAGAGCGCCAGCCTGATCGAACGCCTCAGCCGCCGTCGGCACAGGATCGTCGCTGTGTGCGGCGATCTGTGCGTCGCGCACCATACCGCGCCGCAGGTTGATGATCAGATACACGATCACTGCCAGCAACAGCACAATGCCGACCAGCGTCAGCAGCCAGGCGACTACATTGGTTGAAGCAGGTGGAACGGCTTCGAGCGGACGCAGAAGGGTTTCGATCACCCACGCCAGCCAGTCGAAGAAATCGATCAGCCACTGCGGTGTTTCAGGCGTCTCGGAACGACCAAACGGTGGCGCCGAAAGCAGGCGATCCAGTCGTTCGAGCGCATCGGTTGGCGCCGATGGCATTGGCAGCGCCCGCGCGTCGATCAGCGCTCCGAGACGCGCCGCGATCAGTGGAAAATCAGGGGTCGGTGACGACAATGCATCCTGCAACCAGGCATTGCTCACCGATACAACCGTTCCATCGGGCAGGCGCACTGCCGTCGTTGCAATCAGGCGATCCGCCGCTTCTTCAAGACCGACACGATCACGGCGTTGCGCGGCAGTGAATGCTTCGCGCAACCATGACTCATACACCGTCGTATCAGGGATAGCG
This region includes:
- a CDS encoding DUF4350 domain-containing protein produces the protein MTQVRDLLIIAGLFGVLIVFVVAGPGRTLPQDPNLPSTYSTAPTGALALYEWTRALGYDARRLEYRRFEVTDDDAVLVILSPSEPISRAHARDILAWVERGGTLIFADDAPTGFSASDALLDALQVRTTVLTDTSIVERAPALQPVFDQPPVREISVRTRRTLEFQRNDYAPLFGASGQVLIAGIRIGSGYVYVSASVQLFTNSGLRDPQNAALVLNMLRRLPPGGRILFDEYHHGLIAPPSPTDGLLTTPWGWAGVYVATATALFLLLGGRRFGRAVPLKEETARRSSAEYLDSMADLYRRGGKRRYMLQHFYADFKRRLAQPYGINPHLEDREFVYQLARVRPIDEAALLALLSQLRATPSSDADLLRIVAAADAFIAAQARERL
- a CDS encoding DUF4129 domain-containing protein, whose translation is MHRILYMRWQSMRLLFSSVACVALCCLLVASTAAQSAIPDTTVYESWLREAFTAAQRRDRVGLEEAADRLIATTAVRLPDGTVVSVSNAWLQDALSSPTPDFPLIAARLGALIDARALPMPSAPTDALERLDRLLSAPPFGRSETPETPQWLIDFFDWLAWVIETLLRPLEAVPPASTNVVAWLLTLVGIVLLLAVIVYLIINLRRGMVRDAQIAAHSDDPVPTAAEAFDQAGALARDGDYRAAVRSLYLSALLWLDEQDMVRYDRALTNREYLERAQRNPALLARLTPVIETFDQVWYGHAPVDASAFAAYRQQIEALRRETGAQQA